One Pseudonocardia abyssalis DNA segment encodes these proteins:
- a CDS encoding lysophospholipid acyltransferase family protein translates to MTGTQLPTGSWPWFHDLARWVGTWLFTPFYRVRVHHAERLPAAGPVVLVANHSAFVDGPLLFGLVGRRAVFLVKQEMFDGPAGRALPRIGQLGVRRGAPDRRPLTAAVAVLREGGLVGVFPEGTRGEGDMAAAQHGAAWLARTSGAVVLPVVCRGTRRPAGTGRRFRPRVDVLVGDPLDLPAGGGRAGLAAATETVRAALAGMVRELDAQRSNT, encoded by the coding sequence CACGACCTGGCCCGGTGGGTCGGCACGTGGCTGTTCACGCCGTTCTACCGGGTGCGGGTGCACCACGCCGAACGGCTGCCGGCGGCCGGTCCGGTGGTGCTCGTCGCCAACCACAGCGCGTTCGTCGACGGGCCGTTGCTGTTCGGACTGGTCGGACGGCGTGCGGTGTTCCTGGTCAAGCAGGAGATGTTCGACGGCCCGGCCGGCCGGGCACTACCGAGGATCGGTCAGCTGGGCGTGCGCCGCGGGGCGCCCGACCGGCGGCCGTTGACGGCCGCGGTGGCGGTGTTGCGCGAGGGCGGGCTCGTCGGGGTGTTCCCCGAGGGCACCCGCGGAGAGGGCGACATGGCCGCGGCACAGCACGGCGCGGCCTGGCTGGCGCGCACCTCCGGTGCGGTGGTGCTGCCGGTGGTCTGCCGGGGCACGCGCCGCCCGGCCGGGACCGGTCGTCGCTTCCGCCCGCGGGTGGACGTACTGGTCGGCGATCCACTGGACCTCCCCGCAGGTGGTGGGCGCGCGGGACTCGCCGCCGCCACCGAGACCGTCCGGGCCGCGCTGGCCGGGATGGTCCGAGAACTCGATGCCCAACGGAGCAACACATGA
- the der gene encoding ribosome biogenesis GTPase Der, protein MSEYDEDTLTEMGRLGLDPSEFTDADLADGADGEPEGLVPAPVLAVVGRPNVGKSTLVNRLLGRREAVVQDIPGVTRDRIAYDALWNGRRFTLVDTGGWEPDAKGLQASVAAQAEMAMQTADAVLLVVDASVGATTTDEAVARVLRRGDVPVMLCATKADDDRLTSDIASLWRLGLGEPHPVSGLHGRGSGDLLDEILAILPESPRDLGFGAPGGPRRVALVGKPNVGKSSLLNRVSGEIRSVVHEVAGTTVDPVDSLVELDGEVWRFVDTAGLRKRVNTASGMEYYASLRTKAAIEAAEVAVVLIDAGEPIAEQDQRVITMVEEAGRALVLVFNKWDLVDEDRRLAMKRELERDLVRVRWAERVNISALTGRSVTKIAPSLRTALASWDRRVPTGRLNGWLSEVVNATPPPVRAGKQPKILFATQAATRPPTFVLFTSGFLEAGYRRFLERRLREEFEFTGSPIRMSIRVREKRSRK, encoded by the coding sequence ATGAGCGAGTACGACGAGGACACCCTCACCGAGATGGGCCGGCTGGGTCTCGACCCGTCCGAGTTCACCGACGCCGACCTGGCCGACGGGGCGGACGGCGAGCCCGAGGGGCTGGTCCCGGCACCCGTGCTCGCGGTCGTCGGGCGACCCAACGTCGGCAAGTCGACGCTGGTCAACCGGCTGCTGGGCCGCCGCGAGGCCGTCGTCCAGGACATCCCGGGCGTCACCCGCGACCGCATCGCCTACGACGCGCTGTGGAACGGACGCCGCTTCACCCTCGTCGACACCGGAGGCTGGGAGCCCGACGCCAAGGGGCTACAGGCCTCGGTCGCGGCGCAGGCGGAGATGGCGATGCAGACCGCCGACGCCGTGCTGCTCGTCGTCGACGCCTCGGTGGGGGCCACCACCACCGACGAGGCCGTCGCGCGCGTGCTTCGCCGCGGCGACGTCCCGGTGATGCTGTGCGCCACGAAGGCCGACGACGACCGCCTGACCTCCGACATCGCGTCGCTGTGGCGGCTCGGGCTCGGCGAGCCGCACCCGGTCTCCGGGCTGCACGGCCGCGGCTCGGGCGACCTGCTCGACGAGATCCTGGCCATCCTCCCGGAGAGCCCGCGCGACCTCGGGTTCGGCGCCCCCGGCGGCCCGCGCCGCGTGGCGCTGGTCGGCAAGCCGAACGTGGGCAAGTCGAGCCTGCTCAACCGGGTCTCCGGCGAGATCCGGTCGGTCGTGCACGAGGTCGCCGGCACCACGGTCGACCCCGTCGACTCCCTGGTCGAGCTCGACGGCGAGGTGTGGCGCTTCGTCGACACCGCGGGCCTGCGCAAGCGCGTCAACACCGCGAGCGGCATGGAGTACTACGCCAGCCTGCGCACCAAGGCCGCGATCGAGGCGGCCGAGGTGGCCGTCGTGCTGATCGACGCGGGCGAGCCGATCGCCGAGCAGGACCAGCGCGTGATCACGATGGTCGAGGAGGCCGGGCGCGCGCTGGTGCTCGTGTTCAACAAGTGGGACCTCGTCGACGAGGACCGGCGCCTGGCGATGAAGCGCGAGCTCGAGCGCGACCTCGTGCGCGTGCGCTGGGCCGAGCGCGTCAACATCTCGGCGCTGACGGGGCGCTCGGTCACCAAGATCGCGCCGTCGCTGCGCACCGCGCTGGCGTCGTGGGACCGGCGGGTGCCGACCGGGCGGCTCAACGGCTGGCTCTCCGAGGTGGTCAACGCGACGCCGCCGCCGGTGCGCGCGGGCAAGCAGCCCAAGATCCTGTTCGCGACGCAGGCCGCCACCCGTCCGCCGACGTTCGTGCTGTTCACCAGCGGATTCCTGGAGGCGGGCTACCGGCGGTTCCTCGAGCGGCGGCTGCGTGAGGAGTTCGAGTTCACCGGTTCGCCGATCCGGATGTCGATCCGGGTGCGGGAGAAGCGCTCGCGCAAGTAG
- a CDS encoding response regulator — MNRGEHDGSRAVRVVLADDEPLMRAGLRTVLEVGGSVRVVGEADDGHALLEQIDRHRPDVVLVDVQMPGSGGLDALRTLCARPGAPPAAVLTTFDLDEYVAEALRIGVQGFLLKDAEPDALVRAVLDLAAGGAVLDPRITARLLPRLAGGAPARPPVELTMREQQVLSGLAAGESNAAIGARLGLAPATVKKYVSAVLVKLGADNRVQAALLAQGWGL; from the coding sequence GTGAACCGGGGGGAGCACGACGGGTCTCGTGCTGTGCGGGTGGTGCTCGCCGACGACGAGCCGCTCATGCGCGCGGGCCTGCGGACGGTGCTGGAGGTCGGCGGCAGCGTGCGCGTCGTCGGGGAGGCCGACGACGGCCACGCCCTGCTGGAGCAGATCGACCGGCACCGGCCCGACGTGGTGCTCGTCGACGTCCAGATGCCCGGCTCCGGCGGGCTCGACGCGCTGCGGACCCTCTGCGCGCGTCCCGGCGCCCCACCGGCGGCCGTGCTCACGACGTTCGACCTCGACGAGTACGTCGCCGAGGCGCTGCGGATCGGGGTGCAGGGGTTCCTGCTCAAGGACGCCGAACCCGACGCACTGGTGCGTGCCGTGCTCGACCTCGCCGCGGGTGGGGCCGTGCTCGACCCACGCATCACCGCCCGCCTGCTGCCGCGCCTCGCCGGCGGGGCACCGGCGCGCCCGCCCGTCGAGCTCACGATGCGTGAGCAGCAGGTCCTCAGCGGGCTGGCGGCGGGGGAGTCGAACGCGGCCATCGGGGCCCGGCTCGGGCTGGCGCCGGCGACCGTCAAGAAGTACGTGTCCGCGGTGCTGGTGAAGCTGGGCGCCGACAACCGGGTCCAGGCGGCGCTGCTCGCGCAGGGATGGGGGCTCTAG
- a CDS encoding sensor histidine kinase: MRWARFVGTELLAVALTAVVAVLGEPAFAWSVPAALVGCALLPLRHVWPPLALLGVLAGLAGGLGWPPALVALYRLGRHGRSVPRVLLWLVLPVVAAVAPVFATQDLRWNQGVLVVGYVVVNAAAATVVGMLVGTRARLVESATELARVRDSALAARADAARAEERARIGREIHDAVGHHITLIAVGAAALAASTREEGTRRAADELRALAKRSLGEVRTALGLVSSTAGAGTAGAVVSDVDALVAQWREAGLAVELVDARRTTDLPPALGRAAYRVVQESLTNAARHAPGSEVRVEIGSVAGSLSVRVDNTASAEARDVVGRGGAGLTGLTERVGAVGGRITAGPRPDGGFTVEAWFPPQPAPVA, translated from the coding sequence GTGCGGTGGGCGCGGTTCGTCGGGACGGAACTGCTGGCGGTCGCGCTGACCGCGGTCGTCGCGGTGCTGGGGGAGCCGGCGTTCGCCTGGTCGGTGCCCGCGGCGCTGGTGGGCTGCGCCCTGCTGCCGCTGCGGCACGTGTGGCCGCCGCTGGCGCTGCTCGGGGTACTGGCGGGGCTGGCCGGCGGGCTGGGCTGGCCCCCCGCGCTCGTCGCGCTGTACCGGCTGGGCCGCCACGGCCGGTCGGTGCCCCGGGTGCTGCTGTGGCTGGTGCTGCCCGTCGTCGCCGCCGTGGCCCCGGTGTTCGCGACGCAGGACCTGCGGTGGAACCAGGGCGTGCTCGTCGTCGGGTACGTCGTGGTCAACGCGGCCGCGGCCACCGTCGTCGGGATGCTGGTGGGCACGCGCGCGCGGCTCGTCGAGAGCGCGACCGAGCTGGCCCGCGTGCGGGACTCCGCCCTCGCCGCCCGCGCCGACGCCGCCCGTGCCGAGGAGCGGGCCCGGATCGGGCGGGAGATCCACGACGCGGTCGGGCACCACATCACGCTGATCGCGGTAGGCGCCGCGGCGCTGGCCGCGTCGACGCGGGAGGAGGGCACCCGCCGCGCCGCTGACGAGCTGCGCGCGCTGGCGAAGCGCTCGCTCGGCGAGGTCCGCACGGCGCTCGGCCTGGTCTCCTCCACGGCCGGTGCGGGAACGGCGGGGGCGGTCGTGTCCGACGTGGACGCGCTGGTGGCGCAGTGGCGCGAGGCCGGCCTGGCCGTCGAACTCGTCGACGCCCGGCGCACGACGGATCTCCCCCCGGCCCTCGGGCGCGCGGCCTACCGGGTGGTGCAGGAGTCCCTGACCAACGCCGCACGCCACGCGCCCGGTTCGGAGGTCCGCGTCGAGATCGGGTCCGTGGCGGGGTCGCTGTCGGTGCGGGTCGACAACACGGCGTCCGCGGAGGCACGCGACGTCGTCGGTCGCGGAGGGGCCGGCCTGACCGGTCTGACCGAGCGCGTCGGCGCCGTCGGCGGTCGGATCACCGCAGGCCCGCGCCCCGACGGCGGGTTCACCGTGGAGGCCTGGTTCCCGCCGCAACCCGCCCCGGTCGCGTAG